A genome region from Blastocatellia bacterium includes the following:
- the ribD gene encoding bifunctional diaminohydroxyphosphoribosylaminopyrimidine deaminase/5-amino-6-(5-phosphoribosylamino)uracil reductase RibD: MKYMKRALELARRGLGRVSPNPAVGAVLVRDGRVVGEGYFLYEHLKHAEVYALEQAGEQARGATLYCSLEPCCFQGRTPPCTDALIAAGVARAVIAVADPHPRVRGRGLEQLRRAGIEVEVGLCEDEARQLNEDFFEFQGSIAARSELID; this comes from the coding sequence ACATGAAGCGCGCGCTTGAGCTGGCGCGGCGTGGCCTGGGGCGGGTCAGCCCGAACCCGGCTGTCGGCGCGGTGCTGGTTCGCGATGGCCGCGTCGTCGGCGAAGGCTATTTTCTCTACGAGCACTTGAAGCACGCCGAAGTCTACGCGCTTGAGCAGGCAGGCGAGCAAGCGCGCGGCGCGACGCTCTATTGTAGCCTTGAGCCCTGCTGTTTTCAGGGGCGCACGCCGCCTTGTACGGACGCCTTGATTGCGGCGGGTGTAGCGCGGGCGGTGATTGCCGTCGCCGACCCGCACCCGCGGGTTCGCGGGCGTGGCCTCGAACAACTGCGCCGCGCCGGGATCGAGGTCGAGGTCGGGCTGTGCGAAGATGAAGCCCGGCAATTGAACGAAGACTTCTTCGAGTTTCAAGGCTCAATAGCCGCTCGCAGCGAATTGATAGATTGA
- the rsmA gene encoding 16S rRNA (adenine(1518)-N(6)/adenine(1519)-N(6))-dimethyltransferase RsmA, which translates to MITPKKSLGQNFLADPQVARRIVDRVAPEPHDLILEIGPGTGALTALLAEAGGYLVAIEIDRRLIEELQSRFAGDRVTIIEADALAVDWNEVLDRAGTAWRNATGMTGEPRARVVANLPYYISTPIIERLMATGRRLFDMTLMLQSEVVERIASPPGSREYGYLSVLVQYHCLATKLFEVSPAAFRPRPKVQSAILRLLVRQQPAVDVADRAGFFALVRAAFAQRRKTIANNLKAARLALGINEEIDAVLARAGIEPMRRAETLSLDEFAKLFHALFE; encoded by the coding sequence TTGATTACTCCAAAGAAAAGTCTCGGTCAGAACTTCCTCGCCGACCCTCAGGTTGCGCGCCGCATCGTGGATCGCGTCGCGCCCGAGCCGCATGACTTGATCCTCGAAATCGGCCCCGGCACCGGCGCGCTCACTGCGCTGCTCGCCGAAGCCGGAGGTTACCTGGTGGCCATCGAGATTGATCGGCGGCTGATCGAAGAACTGCAAAGCCGTTTTGCCGGCGACCGCGTGACGATCATCGAAGCCGACGCGCTCGCGGTTGACTGGAACGAGGTACTCGATAGGGCAGGCACCGCCTGGCGCAACGCCACCGGCATGACAGGCGAGCCGCGTGCCCGCGTGGTTGCGAATCTGCCTTATTACATTTCGACGCCAATCATCGAGCGGCTAATGGCCACAGGCCGCCGCCTCTTTGACATGACGCTGATGCTGCAAAGCGAAGTCGTTGAGCGCATCGCCAGCCCGCCCGGCAGCCGCGAGTATGGCTACCTGTCGGTGCTGGTGCAGTATCATTGCCTGGCGACAAAGCTGTTTGAAGTGTCGCCTGCCGCCTTCCGCCCGCGCCCGAAAGTGCAATCGGCCATCTTGCGCCTGCTGGTTCGCCAGCAGCCCGCGGTTGATGTGGCAGACCGCGCGGGATTTTTCGCGCTGGTGCGCGCAGCGTTTGCGCAGCGGCGCAAGACCATCGCCAATAACCTGAAGGCCGCTCGCCTGGCGCTCGGCATTAACGAAGAGATCGACGCGGTGCTGGCGCGCGCCGGCATCGAGCCCATGCGCCGCGCCGAGACGTTATCGCTCGACGAGTTCGCTAAACTTTTTCATGCCCTGTTTGAATAA
- a CDS encoding magnesium chelatase domain-containing protein: MLFKTLSAAVYGIDAYVMDVEVDLSPKAGDSLAPSFTMVGLPDAAVRESRERIRAAINNCGLFFPIHRVTVNLAPADIKKEGSGFDLPIAVGILGANGDLKCESLDDTVIVGELSLDGRVRPIKGALSIAVATRAGGARRLL; this comes from the coding sequence ATGCTATTTAAAACTTTGAGCGCCGCCGTCTATGGCATTGATGCCTATGTGATGGACGTTGAAGTTGACCTGTCGCCAAAGGCGGGCGATAGCCTTGCGCCATCCTTCACGATGGTCGGCTTGCCCGATGCGGCGGTGCGCGAGAGCCGCGAGCGCATCCGCGCCGCCATCAACAACTGCGGCCTTTTCTTCCCCATTCACCGCGTCACGGTTAACCTCGCGCCCGCCGACATCAAGAAGGAAGGCTCTGGCTTTGACCTGCCCATCGCCGTCGGCATTCTCGGGGCCAACGGCGACCTCAAGTGCGAAAGCCTGGATGATACGGTGATTGTCGGCGAGCTGTCGCTCGATGGCCGCGTGCGGCCCATCAAGGGCGCGCTATCGATTGCGGTGGCGACGCGGGCGGGCGGCGCGCGTCGTTTGCT